Sequence from the Desulfobulbaceae bacterium genome:
TTATCCCGGTAGAGATCTCTTTCTCCCATTTGTTGTTGGCGGTGGAGCATTGATGGCGTTTCGTTCAATGCGTCAACTAGGCAGTGTCAACAGCCTTTTTGGGGCGCTGCAGACATCCCTTAAGGTTGTTTTATTATGATCCAATCTCGGCATCAAACTCAGTGGATACTGGCGGCCTTTGCTGTGGTCGCGGTGGTTTTCTGCTGGCCGCTGTACGACCATGTCGACTATTGGGGGATCCAGGATTGGGACGCCTTCATGACCAGAAATAGCGTCAGCTGGGCCAGTGTTATCAAGTACGGCCAGTTTCCGCTGTGGAACCCCTATTCACTGGGCGGGGTCCCACACCTGGCCCATCCGGAAACGAACGTCCTCTCTCTGCCATTTTTTATTGATTTAGTGTGCGGAGTGATCGTCGGTGTCCGAGTCAGCATCGTGCTCCATCTCTTTATCGGACTTGCCGGGATGTACGCTTTGGCTAGATATTTTAGGCTCAGCGCCACGGCCTCGGCGCTCTCGGCCTCTTTGTTCATGCTGAACAGCATGTACTTTCTGTTTTTGGCGACTGGAACCAGCTCCATCGGCCTTGCCATCGCTTTTATGCCTTGGGCGATGGTCTTTTTCATCAGAGCTTTTGACCGGTTTTCGTATGCGCTTCTTTCTGGGGGGGTGCTTACCCTGATGTGGCTGCAAGGGGGGACCTATAATTTTTTCCTTATCCTGCTGATGATGGCGGTTTATGCCTTGGTCATGGTGGTGAGTGGAGAACAGGGGCTCAAAAAGATGGCTCTGGTGTTGTCAACTGTTGTCGTAAGCCCTTTGTTTCTTGGTGCGGTCAGGTTTTTCCCATCGCTGGAATTCACCATGCAGTATCCGAGGAAGATCGTAATCTACAGCGGGTTCAGTGTCGAGTCCCTGCTCTATGGCCTGCTGGGTCGGGACCAGACCATCGCAGCTATTGTCGGCAAGTCCGATGTGCAAGGCCTGTGGCGCGGATTTACTCATGCCATGGACGAGGTGGGGATGTATATCGGAATTGTGCCCTGTTTGCTGGGTCTTGCCGGGATCTGTTGGCGGTTTGCTCCGCAACGAATGGGGCACACACCTGGCTTGCCTGTGACTCCGCAGTCAACGCTCTCTGCGCTTGGCAGGAGACAGTGGGTCGCCCTGCTGTGTTGCCTGACACTCTCGCTTTGGCTCGGTTTCGGTAACCGATGTGAGCCCGTAAGCCTGTGGTCTTTGTTCAACAGTGTGCCGCCGTTTAGTTTCATGCGCACCTCAGAGCGATTCAGGTTTACCACCATGCTGTTTATTGCCCTCTTTGCCGGCATTGGGTTGCAGAAAGGTATGGATTGTCTGACTATCAGATTGTCTCGTCCGCGTCTGGCTCAATGGGTGGCAATCGTCGTCGTTTTTGGGATTCTCGGTGATCTTTTTGTCGTCAACTCGCCGGCATTGAAGGATGCCTTTTCCATTCCGCCCTTGCCAACGCCGCATAATGAATCATTCATCCAGATTGGCGGCTTTCCCGAGTATGATCGAGAGGGAATTGCCCAGCAGCAGGAGGATCGTTATCACCTCTATCGTACGTACGGGGCCATGTATCCGGCCTATCTCAGTAACGCCGGATCGGTTTATGCCCTGGAGTCGGTGCCGGCTCCAACCAAGGCGATCGTCTTCACCGCTTCCGAGTACCGGGGAGAGGTTTTCCTTGAGGGGGTGGAAGGTACTGTGCGCTATACGTTGTGGACGCCTAACCGTCTTAAGATCTCGGTTGATGCTCAAGGCGACGGCTACATGGTCATCAATCAAAATTACTATGATGGCTGGAAGGAGAAAAACGGGTTAAAGGTAGAGGATCGGAATGGGCTTTTGGCAGTCAAGGTCTCGCAGCAGGTCACGACCGTGGAACTCTACTATCTGCCGATCAGCTTCGTTGTCGGGGTGCTGGTCTCGCTGGTTTCGCTGGCTGTTGCGGGGTGGTGGTGGCGGCGGTTAAGGAAACGGGAGCAGGGAGATGAGTGAGTGATGGGCGAGAAGCGATATGACGTCTGCATCGTAGGCGGCTTGGGTCATGTGGGGCTGCCCTTGGGGCTGTCACTGGCCAAGGCCGGGCAGCAGGTTATGCTGTACGATATCAATGAAGAGGCGGTTGGCTCTGTCTCGAATGGCCGAATGCCGTTTGCTGAAGGCGGGGCAGTGGAGGTGTTAGGTGAGGTGCTTGGTTCCACGCTCTTTGTCTCCACCGACAGAGCGGTAATTGCCTGCAGTCACTTTGTGGTGATTGTCATCGGGACCCCGGTGGATGAGCATCTGAACCCTCGTTTTACTATTTTTCAGCAGTTTTTTGATGAGATGCTCGATCTGATCTCGGATGATCAACATATTATTCTGCGCAGTACCGCGTTTCCAGGGGCCACGGTTCGGATCAAGGAGCATTTGCAGTCACGGGGCAAACACACCAGGGTTTCATTCTGTCCTGAGCGGATTGCCCAGGGCAAGGCGATGGAAGAGCTGCACTCCCTGCCGCAAATTGTCGCCTCTTTTGATGATGAGTCGCTGCGTGAGGCTGAGGGGCTTTTTCGATTGCTCACTGATGACATTGTGATCCTTGAGCCCACCGAGGCTGAGCTTGCCAAGCTCTTTACCAATGCCTGGCGTTATATTCAGTTTGCCATTGCCAATCAGTTTTATCAGGTGGCCTGCCAGCACGGGCTTGATTTTTACCGGATCCATCAGGCCATCACCCACAATTACCCTCGTGCTGCCAGTTTTCCCAGCGCTGGCTTTACCGCTGGTCCCTGCCTGTTTAAGGACACCATGCAGCTGGCCTCTTGCAGTGCCAATAATTTTTTCTTAGGTCATGCCGCTATGTTGGTCAATGAGGGATTGCCCAATTTTATCGTCCAGAAACTCAAGGAAAAGCGCCTGCTGGCGGACAAGACGGTCGGGGTTTTAGGCATGGCCTTTAAGGCGGATAATGACGACAGGCGGGAATCTCTGTCGTACAAACTAAAAAAAATCCTGGAGATCGAGGCCCGACAGGTGCTTTGTTCCGATCACTATATTCTGGAGGATGGTTTTGTCTCGCAGGATCGGCTGCTTGAGTTGGCGGACATCGTTATCGTGGCCGCGCCGCATCGGGAGTATGCCTCGCTGGTATTTCCGGAACAGACAGTCGTAGTTGACGTGTGGAATTTTTATGGCAAGGGAGGGGCTTTTTGATGAAGATATTAGTGACCGGAGCCGCCGGTTTTTTGGGTGGATACCTGGTGGCGGAGCTTCTTGACCATGGTCATGAGGTGGTTGGGATTGACAATTTCGGCAAGTACGGACGGACGGAGAAGAGCTACTCTGCCAATCCCCGGTATCGTTTTGTTGAAGGGGATGTCAAGGACACGGCCCAACTGAAGGATCTGGCTGTCGATTGCGATCAGCTTGTGGCAGGTGCCGCCATCATCGGCGGTATATCCCTGTTTCATGAGTACGCCTATGATCTGCTGGCAGAAAATGAGCGGATCATCTCTTCTACCTTTGATGCTGCGCTTCATGCTTTTAAGCACGGGAGGATGAAAAAGATCAATGTGGTCTCTTCGTCAATGGTCTATGAGTGTGCCTCGACCTACCCGACCGAGGAGGGGGAGCAGCTCAGGTGTCCGCCACCGCAATCGACCTATGGTTTTCAGAAATTGGCCTGCGAGTATTTTGCCAAGGGGGCGTGGGAGCAGTACCGGTTGCCTTTTACCATTATTCGGCCTTTTAACTGCGTCGGTATTGGTGAGAAGCGAGCCTTGTGCGACAAGGAGGTGTTGTCCGGCAATATCAAACTTGCCATGAGTCATGTGGCGCCTGATTTGATTCAGAAGACTCTTAAGGGCCAGGACCCGTTGCATATCTTAGGTGACGGCAATCAGGTCAGGCATTTTACATACGGTGGTGATCTGGCAGCGGGGATACGGCTTTGTATCGAGAAGGAAGCTGCGGTTAATGAGGACTTTAACCTCTCGAACTCAGTCTCGACCAGTATCATTGATCTGGCGCGAATGATCTGGGGGAAGATCAACGAGGATAAACCATTTAGATACCTATCCGATCCGCCTTTCAGTTATGATGTGCAGAAGCGGGTGCCGAGCGTGGTTAAAGCGCAAAGGCTATTGGGCTTTGAGCCAGCAACTTCACTGGATACGGCCTTAGATGAGATCATCCCGTGGATTAAAAAGCAGATCGTCAGCGGCGGGATATGACCAATCCGCGTCTCGGGATCGTCATTCCGGTCTATAACGAAGGGGAGAGCATCGGCCGGACGCTCGATGCCGTAGCCGCTCAGGTGGCAACGCCACATAGAATCTCCTTGGTGTATGATTTCGATGAGGACAACACCCTTGCCGTGGTTCAGTCTAGACCGGGCGCCGGTAGTGATATCCGGTTGATTAAAAACCCGAGGCCAGGGGTCGTCAGCGCTCTTAAAACCGGGCTGCGACAGGCTGAAGAAGAGTATGTGCTGGTGACCATGGCGGATATGTCCGATGATTATGCCGATGTCGACACCATGTGCAGGCTCATGGACCAGGGGTATGATCTGGTGTGCGGGTCGAGGTATATGGGGGGTGGTCGGCAGTTTGGGGGACCGGTATTCAAGAAAGTGCTCTCCCGCTTGGCCGGGATCACTCTTTGTTATCTTGCCAGGATTCCGACGTCGGACGCGACCAACAGTTTCAAGTTGTATCGAAAACGGATGCTGGACGCCTTGTCTTTTGAAAGCGATGGGGGCTTTGAGATCGGGATGGAGATTGTGGTCAAGGCCCATGCCTTAGGCTATAAAGTCACTGAAATCCCCACCTGTTGGACGGACAGGACTGCAGGGACATCGCGTTTCCGGCTGATCCGTTGGGCCCCTTATTATCTTCGTTGGTATCTGGCGGCCTTAAGATATCGACTTTGGCCATGATGAGTTCCGTAGTAATCCAAGGTGGTGAGTCCTCCCTCTACCATGCAATTTTGGTAGGTTGGGTTAGGCCGTCAGGCCGTAACCCAACATCGATTGGGCTATGTGGAGGGGGATTACGCTCTGGAGGTGCAGTGTGCTTCAAGCTGATCACTATTGCCTTGATAATGATACTCTGTGAGAAGTCTAATCGGATGTTGAACGCCCTTTACCACTACCTTGATATTCGACTGAGCCGTTTTTTGAAGCGGCCTCCCCGGACTCTGCCCATTATCCTTCTCTGGATTACGGACCGCTGCAATCTGCGGTGTCGGATGTGCGGTGACCAGTGGCGGGCCGATCAGCAGATGCTGCGGCACTCCCTCTCTCTTGTCCAAATCCAAGGGATTGTCCAGGCGGCGGTTCGTCTGCGGACCATGATCATCTCTATTACCGGTGGAGAGCCGTTGCTCCATCCCGAGATCTATCAAATTCTCGATTTGATCCGTGATGCCGGGATCGCCGCCCATATGTGCACCAACGGCACGCTGTTGACAGACGAGCGTGTGGCGAAGTTGGCCCAGAGTTCGTTGAAATCAGTGTCGATTTCCATTGACAGCAGTACACCTTGGCTCCATGATCAACTGCGCGGGATGGATGGCGCCTTTCAGCAGACGGTAGCCGGGATCTCCCGGTTACGCGCGGCTATGCCTGGTTTGCGGATCAATGTTAACTGCACTATCTCCAAGATCAATGTTGGCACCATTGGGGAGTTGGTCTCGCTGGTCAAGGATCTTGGCTGCGATAAGATCAGTTTTGCCCCTATCCATACCAATCTTCAGCATAAGCATAAACCGAAAGACCAGTTTGATGGTATGGTCTTTCGGTCAGATGAACTCGGGGAGCTTCAGGGCGCCTTGGCTGAAGTTTCAATGCAGGCGAGAAAACTCAGGATTGGGATATCCTCTTCCCGTTTTCTGCAGGGCATCCCCCGTTCCTATGTGGAGCCGATGCGCTGGCATACCTGTTACGCAGGTTATGCCTCTTGTGCTATTTCCCCATGGGGTGAGGTCTCACCGTGTGTTGACATGGACAGCGTTTTGAATGTTTGGAATGCCCCGCTTGACAAGATCTGGCTGTCGCCGGAGTTCCAGGTGCTGCGGGAAAAGGTGGACAGCTGTTCAAATCCCTGCTGGGACACCACCAACACCGAGATTGCCATTCGTTTCTCCTTTGTCGGAATTCTCTCGGAGGTGAAGTCTATAATTCAGGACCTTACGCACTACAATCGGAGAAAGAAATGATCATTCCCCGGCGGTATATTGATACCTCACCTGGTGAGTTGGGTAGAAGTGTCAAGGGGTATGAGCCGGATGTGGGCGCCGCGATAATCAGACGTTGGCAGGATGAGTTCGCCCACTATGTCGGCAGGCAGTCTGCCGTTGCAGTTGGTTCGGGGCGTCTGGCCATGAAGTTGATCCTTTCAGCCTTTATTCTCCCACCTGGCAGTGAAGTTATTATCCCGGCTTACACGTTGAAGGACCTTATTCCCATCATTAACGCACTGGGCCTGACGCCGGTACCGGCGGATATCGATCCGGGACACTGGAATATCACCGCTGCGACCATTACCCCTAAGCTCACCTCCCGCACCAGGGTCGTTCTTGCCCTTCACCTCTTCGGCGCGCCTTGTCCGATGCCCGAGATCATGGCGCTTGCCTCTGCCTATGGGCTCAAAGTGATTGAGGATTGCGCCCATTCTGCGGGCAGCGCTATTGACGGGCGGCAGACCGGTTCCTTTGGTGATGCAGCTTTTTTTAGTTTCGAGGCCATTAAGCCAATTAATACCTATGGCGGCGGCATGGTGGTCAGTGATGATCAGGCTGTGATGGGCCAGGTGCGGGAGGCGGTGGCTCGGCTCCTCCCGCCTCCGCTGACCAAAAAGATGCTGGCGGTACGTTTGGAACGGGCGCTCTTTGTCAGTGGCTTGGCCTTGATGCCACTGGCGTTATTGGCCTCTGACCGGGGCCATGAGGGGATGACCTGGTTGTATCGTCAGATTCAACATGCTCCGCGGCAACCGTGGGGCTATGCTCCGCTGCAGGCTGAACTGGGACTCGACAAGTTAGTTACTCTGGGTGAGCGGATTGAGCGCAAGCGACTTCAGGCCGAGCGCTTGACTGCGCTCATGCCCCATGACTATGAGGTGCAAACGTGCTGTGCGGGTGGTTTGTCAAATTACTATTTTTTTGTGGTCAAGGCCCCGGCAGGTTGTGATCTCAGGCAGTTGCGCCGCCGCCTGCTTTTTCGCGGATTTGATGCTGGAGTCGGCGCTGAGCTGGCCGATGACTGTGCGACTCTCCTTGGCGACCACAACTGTCCGCAGGCGGCTGATCTCGCAGGTCGGGCCATTCATCTGCCGCTGCATGAAGGCATGGCTGATCAAGATCTGAGGCGTCTTGCCTTGCTTTTGCGGCAATTATGTTGAACCATAATTCTTGCGTAACTACTCAGGTTGTCGGTTTACGGTTAACAGTTGACGGTAATTAAGGTCCTGCCAATGGCTGAGGACACACTGACATTGAGTATCATGCGAGGATTTATGACTAACCATGATTCTTTTAACCGGCGGATTCAAGCCCGTAAACCGATAATTGATTACCGTTAACCTGTGTAGTTACATTCTCGCGTCTAAATTTTCTGTGAGGGATTAAGTGAAATTTACCCCCCGGACCATAGCCCTGACCGGTTTAAAGCTGGTTTTGATGGGTATTCTGCTGGCTCTTGTCTTGCGTCAGGTGCACTGGTATGATGTTGAGACTGTGACCGCTATGGGCGAACGGCGCTTGGCGCCGGGGCTGGCCTCGATTATCCAGGAGATTAATAGTCAGTACTATGTCCTGGCGGTCATCGGCATTTTGAGTTCACTAGTGGCCTGTGCCCTCCGTTGGCAGCGGGTGCTGACTCTTCTTGGGCTTACATTCCGGCGGAGTGAGGTGCTTAAGCTTGTTTTTGTGGGAGATTTTTTCAATAATTTCCTTCTCGGCTCTCTAGGCGGCGATGCGGTTAAGGTCTTTCTCGCCGTACGTCAGCGTTCACAGAAGGGGGTCATCCTGGCCAGCATTTTTGCGGATCGACTGATCGGCTTGATCGGTTTGACGACCCATGCTGCTATCATGCTCATTATCTTGGTGGTCCAAGGATCGATCAGTGGGAGATCGTTGTGGTTGCCGGTCGCTCCTATTGTCGTCGTTGTTAGTGGACTGGCGGGCGGTGGCATCCTTCTCTTCTCCACCCGTTTGCAGCGATTGTTACGGATCGACGCACTGGCATCCCGGTTGCCGTTTAGTGATCAGATAAGGCAGGGTGGCGAGGCGCTTCGCCTGCTCTTTGGCAAGCCGGGTCCGCTTGTGTCCGTTTTTGCCTTGACCTTTTGCTGCCAGGCTTGTTCGATCGGCGCTGTAGCCTTTCTTGGTCTGAGCCTCAATCTCGGGGTCCCGGTGAGTACCTATCTTCTCTCTGCTCCGATTGTTTTTATTCTCTCGGCAGTCCCGATAACCCCTGGCGGTATCGGGGTGTTGGAGGAACTTTGTCAGCTTTATTTTGCTGCGGCTGGAAACCCTAATAAGGTCCTGGTGTTAGCCCTCTTGATCAGGTTGACTATTCTTCTCTGCAGTCTGCCGGGAATTGTTGCCTTCTGGAGTTACGGCAGACCTGAAGTGGCAGAGATTCGTTCTGGAGTTGAAAGGTAGTGATGATAGAAGGCAGTTTGTTTCAATTTTTTGGCGGAGAAATTTTTTATGCGCTGGCATGACGTTGCCGGTGAGGCGATTGGCACCTTTATTCTTGTTTTTTTTGGATGCGGGTCGGTTGCGGTAACCGTGCTTTTTTCTGCCCATGTCGGGCTTTTTCAGGTGGCTGCCATCTGGGGCACCGCTGTAACTTTGGCGATTTATGCTACGAGGCATCTCTCCTGCGCCCATCTGAATCCGGCGGTCAGTCTGGCAATGGTATTGGGGCGCCGGATGTCCCCGTGCAAGCTGCCGGCCTATGTGGGGGCGCAATTTTTCGGGGCATTTCTTGCGGCTGGCCTCATTTATCTTCTTTTCGGCGCTTCGATAACCGCCTATGAAATTGCCCATGGTATTGTCCGTGGGACTTCCTCCTCAATTCAAACCGCAATGATCTTTGGTGAGTTTTTCCCTAATCCTGGCGTAGCTGCCGTTGTCTCGGTCAGCACTTTGAATGCCTTTGCCGCAGAGGTTACCGGTACGTTCATCTTGGTTTTTTTGATATTTGCTTTGACTGATGGCTGTAACGTCGGGCGACCTGATGATACTCTGGGGCCGCTTTTTATCGGTTTGACCGTTATGGCCCTTATTTGTATTATCGCCCCCTTGACCCAGGCCGGATTTAATCCGGCTCGTGATCTGGCTCCGCGGATCTTTGCGGCCATAGCCGGTTGGGGGAGGGCTGCTTTTCCCAGCCCTGATCATGCTTTTTTGACAGTTTACGTGGCTGGTCCCTGCCTGGGCGGCAGTCTGGCTGCGTTGGTTTTCACTAAGCTGCTGCAGCCTGTTCTGGAGCGTAAGACAGGGGACGATTGCGGCTGTAATTGTAACAACGGGAAGGAACCTAAGGAGGTTGGAGAGTGAGTTCGGAATTTGATCATCATCGTATTTTGCAGGAGTATTACGGGAGAGTTTTGCAAACAACCAATGACCTCAAGACCGGGGCTTGCTGTTTGGATGGAGAGAATTTTACCCCTTCGGTGCGGCGGGCCAGGGGGTTGTTGGAACGGGAGATTGTAGAGCGTTTTTACGGTTGCGGATCTCCCATCCCGCCGCTGTTGCAGGGACGGAGAGTGCTGGATCTTGGTTGCGGAACAGGGATGGATGTGTATATCGCAGCGTATCTTGCCGGTGAGCAAGGTTTTGTGGTGGGAGTGGACATGACAGGCGAGCAGCTGGCCGTAGGGCGAAGGCACGTGGACGCTCAGATGCGGGCCTTCGGTTTTGCCCGTCCCAATGTTGAATTTCGTCAGGGATACATGGAGGACTTGGCCGCATTGGATCTGGCCGATGACTCCTTTGATGTGGTTATCTCTAACTGTGTTCTTAATCTCTCTCCGGAGAAGGAGCGGGTTTTCTCGGAGATATTCCGGGTGCTCAAGCCAGGAGGTGAACTCTATTTTTCCGATGTCTTTGCCGGCCGCCGGGTTCCTGTTCATCTTCAAGACGATCCGGTTCTCCACGGGGAGTGTCTGGCCGGGGCCATGTACCGTGAGGATTTCCGCCGTCTGCTAACCCGGCTTGGCTGTCCCGATTATCGAATTATATCCAGTCGGCGGATCAATCTCCGCAATTCAGAGATTGAGGA
This genomic interval carries:
- a CDS encoding nucleotide sugar dehydrogenase, with amino-acid sequence MGEKRYDVCIVGGLGHVGLPLGLSLAKAGQQVMLYDINEEAVGSVSNGRMPFAEGGAVEVLGEVLGSTLFVSTDRAVIACSHFVVIVIGTPVDEHLNPRFTIFQQFFDEMLDLISDDQHIILRSTAFPGATVRIKEHLQSRGKHTRVSFCPERIAQGKAMEELHSLPQIVASFDDESLREAEGLFRLLTDDIVILEPTEAELAKLFTNAWRYIQFAIANQFYQVACQHGLDFYRIHQAITHNYPRAASFPSAGFTAGPCLFKDTMQLASCSANNFFLGHAAMLVNEGLPNFIVQKLKEKRLLADKTVGVLGMAFKADNDDRRESLSYKLKKILEIEARQVLCSDHYILEDGFVSQDRLLELADIVIVAAPHREYASLVFPEQTVVVDVWNFYGKGGAF
- a CDS encoding NAD(P)-dependent oxidoreductase, with translation MKILVTGAAGFLGGYLVAELLDHGHEVVGIDNFGKYGRTEKSYSANPRYRFVEGDVKDTAQLKDLAVDCDQLVAGAAIIGGISLFHEYAYDLLAENERIISSTFDAALHAFKHGRMKKINVVSSSMVYECASTYPTEEGEQLRCPPPQSTYGFQKLACEYFAKGAWEQYRLPFTIIRPFNCVGIGEKRALCDKEVLSGNIKLAMSHVAPDLIQKTLKGQDPLHILGDGNQVRHFTYGGDLAAGIRLCIEKEAAVNEDFNLSNSVSTSIIDLARMIWGKINEDKPFRYLSDPPFSYDVQKRVPSVVKAQRLLGFEPATSLDTALDEIIPWIKKQIVSGGI
- a CDS encoding glycosyltransferase, with the translated sequence MTNPRLGIVIPVYNEGESIGRTLDAVAAQVATPHRISLVYDFDEDNTLAVVQSRPGAGSDIRLIKNPRPGVVSALKTGLRQAEEEYVLVTMADMSDDYADVDTMCRLMDQGYDLVCGSRYMGGGRQFGGPVFKKVLSRLAGITLCYLARIPTSDATNSFKLYRKRMLDALSFESDGGFEIGMEIVVKAHALGYKVTEIPTCWTDRTAGTSRFRLIRWAPYYLRWYLAALRYRLWP
- a CDS encoding radical SAM protein, producing MMSSVVIQGGESSLYHAILVGWVRPSGRNPTSIGLCGGGLRSGGAVCFKLITIALIMILCEKSNRMLNALYHYLDIRLSRFLKRPPRTLPIILLWITDRCNLRCRMCGDQWRADQQMLRHSLSLVQIQGIVQAAVRLRTMIISITGGEPLLHPEIYQILDLIRDAGIAAHMCTNGTLLTDERVAKLAQSSLKSVSISIDSSTPWLHDQLRGMDGAFQQTVAGISRLRAAMPGLRINVNCTISKINVGTIGELVSLVKDLGCDKISFAPIHTNLQHKHKPKDQFDGMVFRSDELGELQGALAEVSMQARKLRIGISSSRFLQGIPRSYVEPMRWHTCYAGYASCAISPWGEVSPCVDMDSVLNVWNAPLDKIWLSPEFQVLREKVDSCSNPCWDTTNTEIAIRFSFVGILSEVKSIIQDLTHYNRRKK
- a CDS encoding aminotransferase class I/II-fold pyridoxal phosphate-dependent enzyme, translating into MIIPRRYIDTSPGELGRSVKGYEPDVGAAIIRRWQDEFAHYVGRQSAVAVGSGRLAMKLILSAFILPPGSEVIIPAYTLKDLIPIINALGLTPVPADIDPGHWNITAATITPKLTSRTRVVLALHLFGAPCPMPEIMALASAYGLKVIEDCAHSAGSAIDGRQTGSFGDAAFFSFEAIKPINTYGGGMVVSDDQAVMGQVREAVARLLPPPLTKKMLAVRLERALFVSGLALMPLALLASDRGHEGMTWLYRQIQHAPRQPWGYAPLQAELGLDKLVTLGERIERKRLQAERLTALMPHDYEVQTCCAGGLSNYYFFVVKAPAGCDLRQLRRRLLFRGFDAGVGAELADDCATLLGDHNCPQAADLAGRAIHLPLHEGMADQDLRRLALLLRQLC
- a CDS encoding flippase-like domain-containing protein; its protein translation is MKFTPRTIALTGLKLVLMGILLALVLRQVHWYDVETVTAMGERRLAPGLASIIQEINSQYYVLAVIGILSSLVACALRWQRVLTLLGLTFRRSEVLKLVFVGDFFNNFLLGSLGGDAVKVFLAVRQRSQKGVILASIFADRLIGLIGLTTHAAIMLIILVVQGSISGRSLWLPVAPIVVVVSGLAGGGILLFSTRLQRLLRIDALASRLPFSDQIRQGGEALRLLFGKPGPLVSVFALTFCCQACSIGAVAFLGLSLNLGVPVSTYLLSAPIVFILSAVPITPGGIGVLEELCQLYFAAAGNPNKVLVLALLIRLTILLCSLPGIVAFWSYGRPEVAEIRSGVER
- a CDS encoding aquaporin family protein; its protein translation is MRWHDVAGEAIGTFILVFFGCGSVAVTVLFSAHVGLFQVAAIWGTAVTLAIYATRHLSCAHLNPAVSLAMVLGRRMSPCKLPAYVGAQFFGAFLAAGLIYLLFGASITAYEIAHGIVRGTSSSIQTAMIFGEFFPNPGVAAVVSVSTLNAFAAEVTGTFILVFLIFALTDGCNVGRPDDTLGPLFIGLTVMALICIIAPLTQAGFNPARDLAPRIFAAIAGWGRAAFPSPDHAFLTVYVAGPCLGGSLAALVFTKLLQPVLERKTGDDCGCNCNNGKEPKEVGE
- a CDS encoding methyltransferase domain-containing protein; protein product: MSSEFDHHRILQEYYGRVLQTTNDLKTGACCLDGENFTPSVRRARGLLEREIVERFYGCGSPIPPLLQGRRVLDLGCGTGMDVYIAAYLAGEQGFVVGVDMTGEQLAVGRRHVDAQMRAFGFARPNVEFRQGYMEDLAALDLADDSFDVVISNCVLNLSPEKERVFSEIFRVLKPGGELYFSDVFAGRRVPVHLQDDPVLHGECLAGAMYREDFRRLLTRLGCPDYRIISSRRINLRNSEIEDMIGSVDFYSETVRAFKLPGRLEDICEDYGQVAVYQGTILDHPHWFDLDDHHRLITGKPMLVCGNTAAMLEETRFAGHFKVSGDRTVHFGSFDCSPAASRESSEGSGGACC